The Corylus avellana chromosome ca8, CavTom2PMs-1.0 genome has a segment encoding these proteins:
- the LOC132189460 gene encoding uncharacterized protein LOC132189460, whose protein sequence is MISRAVRSSPSSLKNIDHLLKRVASPIRKGNTSTLRKGSKAFDSSKELARSPVKLSRYPVRVLLCAYMILGFPDTVISGNGVHEAALAESAAKFTRDFELLIKIILDGAIQNAEEKTTIPCQFTFRSQLEAFDKAWCSYLYHFVVWKVKDAKSLEEDLVRAACQLELSMMQTCKPIPEKGDNGAILKLVTEDREVLRTKAQHLSRNAGHERMECALSDMRSRFLEAKDSGSSSAFPLPSSSSSCLPKSPDGSLTSVPGEMNNLAEGCESSGPIVHSLSERDDSSSGKVVGSSNDFTGSAHGHPSFDAMLVGETELLVNEIVHEHRHGFPDSFIINDEDKNSLNEKVRETMEKAFWDGIMESMKQEEPDFSWVLKLMKEVREELCEMSPQSWKQEIIDTIDIDILSKVLKLGNLDVDYFGRILEFALLTLQKLSAPANDDEMKTTHHTLLKEVEEISQSGEKSNSSFALLMIRGLRFVL, encoded by the exons ATGATCTCACGGGCAGTTAGGAGCAGCCCATCCAGTTTGAAGAACATTGATCACCTTCTTAAGCGTGTTGCTTCTCCAATTAGAAAGGGAAATACCAGTACGTTGAGGAAAGGATCAAAGGCGTTTGACTCTAGTAAAGAACTAGCTCGAAGTCCAGTAAAGTTATCTAGGTACCCAGTGAGAGTTTTGCTCTGTGCTTATATGATCTTGGGATTCCCAGACACAGTTATCAGTGGGAATGGTGTGCATGAGGCTGCTCTTGCTGAGTCTGCGGCTAAGTTTACTCGTGATTTTGAGCTTTTGATAAAGATCATATTAGACGGTGCCATACAAAATGCCGAAGAGAAAACAACAATTCCATGTCAATTCACTTTCAGATCACAGCTGGAAGCCTTTGATAAAGCGTGGTGCTCTTACCTGTATCACTTTGTAGTATGGAAAGTTAAGGATGCTAAGTCACTAGAGGAGGATTTGGTGAGAGCCGCTTGCCAATTGGAGCTCTCTATGATGCAAACTTGCAAGCCGATTCCAGAAAAAGGAGATAATGGTGCTATCCTAAAACTG GTTACAGAAGACCGGGAAGTACTTAGGACAAAGGCGCAGCATCTGAGTAGAAATGCTGGGCATGAACGTATGGAATGTGCTCTCTCTGACATGCGTTCCAGATTTTTGGAAGCCAAGGATTCTGGGAGTTCATCTGCATTCCCATTGCCAAGTAGTTCATCTTCATGTCTGCCTAAATCACCAGATGGCTCTTTGACTTCTGTGCCTGGTGAAATGAATAACCTGGCTGAAGGCTGTGAAAGCTCAGGTCCCATTGTTCACTCCTTGTCTGAGAGAGATGATTCTTCCTCAGGCAAAGTAGTTGGGTCCTCTAACGACTTCACTGGTTCTGCTCATGGTCATCCGAGCTTTGATGCAATGTTGGTTGGCGAGACTGAGCTGCTTGTAAATGAAATTGTTCATGAACATCGCCACGGTTTCCCTGATAGCTTTATCATAAATGACGAAGATAAGAATAGTCTTAAT GAAAAAGTAAGAGAGACGATGGAAAAGGCTTTTTGGGATGGTATTATGGAATCCATGAAACAAGAGGAGCCCGACTTCAGCTGGGTTCTTAAACTCATGAAGGAAGTCAGGGAGGAACTGTGTGAGATGTCTCCTCAAAGTTGGAAGCAAGAGATTATTGATACTATTGATATTGACATTCTCTCAAAG GTACTGAAGTTAGGCAATCTAGACGTGGATTATTTTGGGAGGATCCTAGAGTTTGCACTACTCACTTTGCAGAAACTTTCTGCCCCAGCTAATGATGATGAGATGAAGACAACTCACCATACGCTACTCAAAGAAGTAGAAGAGATTTCTCAATCTggagaaaaatcaaattcctCATTTGCCCTTCTAATGATTAGGGGTCTGCGCTTTGTTCTATAG
- the LOC132189257 gene encoding uncharacterized protein LOC132189257, which produces MDRSLPSCFLGRVWVAKSPKRQTNFKPFKRLASTTMFLPAPSLGFLPNLKGVYLFNNWRFLILFLLQLAIVLCLFGIMDQHFRLQPCRCPLCRHQISLLVPGEASLRRCHDPQVAEILGKVEKYNRLFSGHTNGLIQMILSAVYIVSPIDIIPEGILGIVGLLDDLLILLIFFLHVSAIYRLVLYTRHGGS; this is translated from the exons ATGGACAGGTCATTGCCATCCTGCTTCCTTGGAAGGGTTTGGGTGGCCAAATCTCCTAAAAGACAGACCAACTTCAAGCCCTTCAAAAGATTAGCCTCCACGACAATGTTCTTGCCGGCACCGTCCCTTGGGTTCCTTCCCAATCTCAAAGGGGTCTACCTCTTCAACAACTGGCGCTTTCTGATTCTATTCCTCCTTCAATTG GCAATTGTATTATGCTTGTTTGGGATCATGGATCAGCACTTCAGGCTTCAGCCATGTAGATGCCCCCTATGTCGTCATCAAATTTCCTTGTTGGTTCCTGGAGAGGCTTCATTAAGACGGTGTCATGACCCTCAGGTTGCAGAGATTCTAGGAAAGGTGGAAAAATACAATCGCCTTTTTAGTGGGCATACCAATGGTCTCATTCAG ATGATACTAAGTGCTGTCTACATTGTCAGCCCGATTGACATTATTCCAGAAG GAATATTGGGAATAGTTGGGCTCTTGGATGATCTCCTTATACTGCTTATCTTCTTCCTGCACGTTTCTGCCATTTATCGGTTGGTACTCTATACCCGTCACGGAGGTTCATGA
- the LOC132189461 gene encoding uncharacterized protein LOC132189461 yields MTLKMKIEMEQAFYDLLKTVYWGRYVRVRNVRNDGEVDCVACQKPISAGPAFEHGDQDLYCHFSCLNAPTNYKALLFHFGLDHDRLIFTEEVKSDGKEDVLCLGCEKPVLGPGYKCSTSNCNLLLHKSCVELSPQIQQHPFHPNHTLILVEPDKKYCNFCGKNCNRYPFYRCSKCDFNLDITCTSTRPRINNIEDCLHAFIPFFQNNHFTCKVCGEEAKEYLASLCSICQLLIHGKCARFPRIIWISRHDHSLAITYSLQVKEHLDSNVFCKLCYQKVKTEYAAYYCKECDYVAHLDCVFEDGESEKHMFMPKKSIALAADVMEVEGAAQIQHFSHQHDLFLGNEELADVKFCDGCMEFISTPFYSCMQCNFFLHSRCARLPRKKQHILHQHQLTLVSKVPEYNGLFRCDACHTLHHGFAYRCDMCNFNFDLQCCSILETLKHESHQHFLFLPVKSNRRCHACNRPSNKEPDVHKFVFVCTSCDFALGLECATLPLVARKHKYDDHLLKLTYIAKDHCEEYYCLICERERDPNHWFYYCAECDFHAHPLCVLGKYPYIKFGSTIEVEVLHQHPLTFVSKIESSPPCDSCGKTFDGLAVECTQCKSNVHLDSSCIAKITTKVVSK; encoded by the coding sequence ATGACGTTAAAGATGAAGATCGAGATGGAGCAAGCCTTCTATGATTTGCTGAAAACTGTCTACTGGGGGAGATACGTGCGTGTAAGAAATGTGAGAAATGATGGGGAAGTTGATTGTGTGGCGTGCCAGAAACCGATATCAGCAGGTCCCGCTTTTGAACACGGGGATCAAGACCTCTACTGTCATTTTTCATGCCTCAATGCACCCACCAATTACAAAGCCCTTCTTTTTCACTTCGGCTTAGACCATGACCGCTTGATCTTCACTGAAGAAGTGAAAAGTGATGGCAAGGAGGACGTTCTTTGCTTGGGGTGCGAGAAGCCAGTTCTGGGTCCCGGATACAAATGCTCCACTTCCAATTGCAATTTACTCCTCCATAAATCATGCGTTGAGCTGTCTCCCCAGATACAACAACACCCCTTCCACCCAAACCACACCCTCATTCTTGTGGAGCCagataaaaaatattgtaatttttgCGGTAAAAATTGCAATAGGTACCCCTTCTACCGTTGCAGTAAGTGCGATTTCAATCTTGATATCACATGTACCTCCACCCGCCCGCGAATTAATAATATTGAGGACTGCCTACACGCATTCATCCCCTTCTTTCAAAATAACCACTTCACTTGTAAAGTTTGTGGTGAGGAAGCCAAGGAGTACTTAGCTTCCTTATGTAGCATTTGTCAACTCTTGATTCATGGAAAATGTGCCCGATTTCCACGCATCATCTGGATTTCAAGACATGATCACTCCCTTGCTATCACATATTCTCTTCAAGTCAAAGAGCACTTGGACAGCAACGTATTCTGTAAACTTTGCTATCAAAAGGTGAAGACAGAGTATGCAGCCTATTATTGTAAGGAATGCGATTACGTGGCCCACTTGGATTGTGTATTTGAAGATGGAGAAAGTGAAAAGCACATGTTCATGCCTAAGAAATCCATTGCTTTAGCGGCTGATGTTATGGAGGTTGAAGGAGCAGCTCAGATACAACATTTTAGCCATCAACATGATTTATTTCTTGGCAATGAGGAGCTCGCTGATGTTAAGTTTTGTGATGGTTGTATGGAATTCATCTCCACCCCGTTTTACAGTTGTATGCAATGCAACTTCTTTCTTCACAGTAGATGTGCTCGGCTACCAAGAAAGAAGCAACACATACTTCACCAACACCAGCTCACCCTCGTCTCAAAGGTACCTGAATATAATGGATTGTTTAGGTGTGATGCTTGTCATACTCTCCATCATGGCTTCGCCTATAGATGTGACATGTGTAATTTCAACTTTGACCTTCAATGTTGTTCAATCTTGGAAACCCTGAAACATGAAAGTCACCAACATTTCCTCTTCCTTCCGGTTAAATCTAATAGAAGATGTCATGCTTGTAATCGCCCTTCTAACAAGGAACCTGATGTACacaaatttgtatttgtatGCACTAGTTGTGATTTCGCCTTGGGTCTTGAATGTGCAACTCTTCCGCTCGTAGCTCGGAAACACAAGTATGATGATCATCTCCTCAAGCTCACCTACATTGCTAAAGATCATTGTGAAGAATACTATTGTTTAATTTGCGAAAGAGAAAGAGATCCAAATCATTGGTTCTATTATTGTGCAGAATGCGACTTCCATGCTCATCCCCTGTGCGTTTTAGGAAAATATCCATACATTAAGTTTGGAAGTACTATTGAAGTAGAAGTTTTGCACCAGCACCCTCTCACTTTTGTCTCAAAGATTGAGTCCTCCCCTCCATGTGATAGTTGTGGTAAGACTTTCGATGGCTTGGCTGTAGAATGTACTCAATGCAAATCCAATGTCCACCTTGACAGTTCGTGTATTGCAAAAATAACTACCAAAGTCGTTTCGAAGTGA